A single region of the Salvia splendens isolate huo1 chromosome 18, SspV2, whole genome shotgun sequence genome encodes:
- the LOC121776292 gene encoding PAP-specific phosphatase HAL2-like, with the protein MKHSLYISGLNWHKIREKTCQIPQFGHPKSHTHHFFPPIQDRVFIKHILHPKMENDEFLKELNVAVRVVHMACSLCEKVQKQLISTNSDQVRSKDDHSLVTVADWSVQATVSWMLSKAIGSHISIVAEEDTKSLSRPESSSLLARVVDVVNECLGEATRFGLQGPDNVLSASQVLDAISRCSSIGGHTGRHWVLDPVDGTLGFVRGDQYAIALAMIDGGDVKIGVLGCPNYPVKDDGLKKYSQQNLILSNKPSGEVGCVMYTRKGSRKAWMQPLIHRDETLEWPNSAKLIRVSSISNPALATFCEPVEKSNSDHLFAAGVACNVGLRKKPLRVYSMVKYAAIARGEAEIYMRFASSTYKEKIWDHAAGVLLVQEAGGVVTDAGGHPLDFSKGIYLEGLDRGIIACSGHQLHEKLIGAVYASWESSNL; encoded by the exons ATGAAACACTCTCTCTATATCTCTGGTTTAAATTGGCATAAAATTCGTGAAAAAACCTGCCAAATTCCACAATTTGGGCATCCCAAATCCCACACTCACCATTTTTTTCCTCCAATTCAAGATCGTGTTTTTATCAAACACATTcttcatccgaaaatggagaaTGACGAATTCTTAAAAGAGTTAAATGTGGCGGTGAGGGTGGTTCACATGGCTTGCTCGCTCTGCGAAAAGGTGCAAAAGCAGCTGATTTCGACCAACTCCGATCAAGTTAGGTCCAAGGATGATCACTCCCTCGTCACTGTCGCAG ACTGGAGCGTGCAAGCAACGGTAAGTTGGATGCTCTCCAAAGCTATTGGTAGCCACATTTCCATTGTTGCTGAAGAAGATACTAAAAGTTTATCCAGGCCTGAATCATCATCTCTCTTGGCAAGGGTTGTCGATGTTGTAAATGAATGCTTGGGTGAGGCAACTAGGTTTGGTCTTCAGGGTCCCGATAACGTACTCAGTGCTTCTCAAGTTCTAGATGCAATCAGCCGATGTAGCTCCATTGGAGGGCATACAGGCCGGCATTGGGTGCTTGATCCAGTTGATGGGACACTAGGATTTGTTCGTGGAGATCAGTATGCTATTGCCCTTGCTATGATTGATGGTGGGGACGTCAAAATTGGAGTGCTCGGCTGCCCAAATTACCCTGTGAAGGACGATGGCTTAAAAAAGTATAGTCAGCAAAACCTTATCTTGTCGAATAAACCATCTGGGGAAGTAGGATGTGTGATGTACACAAGGAAAGGCAGCAGAAAAGCTTGGATGCAACCCTTAATTCATCGTGACGAGACTCTCGAGTGGCCAAATTCTGCAAAGCTTATTCGGGTTTCTTCCATTAGCAATCCTGCACTAGCAACATTCTGCGAACCGGTAGAAAAATCTAATTCGGATCACTTATTTGCTGCAGGAGTTGCCTGCAACGTTGGGCTGAG AAAGAAGCCCTTGCGTGTTTACAGCATGGTTAAGTACGCTGCCATAGCTCGAggagaagctgaaatttacatgAGATTTGCAAGCTCAACATATAAGGAGAAAATATGGGATCACGCAGCAGGTGTTCTCCTCGTGCAAGAAGCTGGTGGTGTGGTCACTGACGCAGGAGGACACCCTCTCGATTTCTCCAAAGGAATATACCTGGAAGGGCTCGACAGAGGCATAATTGCTTGCTCGGGGCATCAATTGCATGAGAAATTAATCGGAGCTGTTTATGCTAGCTGGGAATCATCTAACTTGTAA
- the LOC121776049 gene encoding universal stress protein PHOS32-like isoform X2, whose amino-acid sequence MQPDSDLPPLAAIKVRSSPPRFPPPTTPLSTETPTANAQRKIGIAVDLSDESAFAVKWAVSHYIRPGDAVILVHVRPTSVLYGADWGSVDLSIVDADNEESQRKLEDDFDTFTTTKASDLSQPLVDAQIPFKIHIVKDHDMKERLCLEVERLGLSALIMGSRGFGATKRGSDGRLGSVSDYCVRHCVCPVVVVRYPDEKDSAEGTVVSVASAAEDEDEPEYHDASDGRKDS is encoded by the exons ATGCAGCCGGACTCCGATCTCCCTCCCCTCGCCGCCATCAAGGTCCGCTCCTCCCCCCCCCGCTTCCCTCCCCCCACCACCCCCCTCTCCACCGAAACCCCCACCGCCAACGCCCAGCGCAAGATCGGCATCGCCGTCGACCTCAGCGACGAGTCCGCCTTCGCCGTCAAGTGGGCGGTCAGCCACTACATCCGCCCCGGAGACGCCGTCATCCTCGTCCACGTCCGTCCCACCTCCGTCCTCTACGGCGCCGACTGGGGCTCCGTCGACCTCTCCATCGTCGACGCCGACAACGAGGAGTCGCAGCGCAAGCTCGAGGACGATTTCGACACCTTCACCACCACCAAAGCTTCCGATCTCTCGCAGCCGCTTGTCGACGCGCAGATCCCGTTTAAAATCCACATTGTGAAGGATCACGACATGAAGGAGCGCCTCTGCTTGGAGGTGGAGCGCCTAGGGCTTTCCGCCTTGATCATGGGGAGCAGGGGATTTGGGGCTACGAAGAGGGGGAGCGATGGGAGGCTCGGGAGCGTGAGCGATTACTGCGTGAGGCACTGCGTCTGTCCTGTTGTTGTTGTGAGATATCCTGATGAGAAGGATAGCGCTGAAGGGACTGTCGTTTCCGTGGCGTCTGCGGCcgaggatgaggatgagcctGAGTATCATGATGCGTCTGATGGTAGAAAAG ATTCCTAA
- the LOC121776049 gene encoding universal stress protein PHOS32-like isoform X1 yields the protein MQPDSDLPPLAAIKVRSSPPRFPPPTTPLSTETPTANAQRKIGIAVDLSDESAFAVKWAVSHYIRPGDAVILVHVRPTSVLYGADWGSVDLSIVDADNEESQRKLEDDFDTFTTTKASDLSQPLVDAQIPFKIHIVKDHDMKERLCLEVERLGLSALIMGSRGFGATKRGSDGRLGSVSDYCVRHCVCPVVVVRYPDEKDSAEGTVVSVASAAEDEDEPEYHDASDGRKGLPSRQC from the coding sequence ATGCAGCCGGACTCCGATCTCCCTCCCCTCGCCGCCATCAAGGTCCGCTCCTCCCCCCCCCGCTTCCCTCCCCCCACCACCCCCCTCTCCACCGAAACCCCCACCGCCAACGCCCAGCGCAAGATCGGCATCGCCGTCGACCTCAGCGACGAGTCCGCCTTCGCCGTCAAGTGGGCGGTCAGCCACTACATCCGCCCCGGAGACGCCGTCATCCTCGTCCACGTCCGTCCCACCTCCGTCCTCTACGGCGCCGACTGGGGCTCCGTCGACCTCTCCATCGTCGACGCCGACAACGAGGAGTCGCAGCGCAAGCTCGAGGACGATTTCGACACCTTCACCACCACCAAAGCTTCCGATCTCTCGCAGCCGCTTGTCGACGCGCAGATCCCGTTTAAAATCCACATTGTGAAGGATCACGACATGAAGGAGCGCCTCTGCTTGGAGGTGGAGCGCCTAGGGCTTTCCGCCTTGATCATGGGGAGCAGGGGATTTGGGGCTACGAAGAGGGGGAGCGATGGGAGGCTCGGGAGCGTGAGCGATTACTGCGTGAGGCACTGCGTCTGTCCTGTTGTTGTTGTGAGATATCCTGATGAGAAGGATAGCGCTGAAGGGACTGTCGTTTCCGTGGCGTCTGCGGCcgaggatgaggatgagcctGAGTATCATGATGCGTCTGATGGTAGAAAAGGTTTGCCCTCTCGTCAATGTTag
- the LOC121776549 gene encoding uncharacterized protein LOC121776549 translates to MDHETTDHQPPRRSSGRRKFKCGGGNGGDAKKHKQPRRGMGVAKLERLREQGEVVTEPDRAGSGFPLPFPEMNHLRFQQHQLQSCGPSWNPVGFPGLDCRILQSHGEEKCFSLQCNACHKKKKINGAAVYKCGDHRRFLGLDFGDALIHHNLEPPQVDVVAVHRKGAGGLEGGNNVVMEYDFFPPAARSGRRNDVVEGEMRNSGSFDGVDLSLKLSY, encoded by the exons ATGGACCACGAAACCACCGATCACCAGCCACCGCGCCGCAGCTCGGGGCGGAGAAAGTTCAAATGCGGCGGAGGAAACGGAGGCGACGCGAAGAAGCACAAGCAGCCGCGGCGCGGGATGGGCGTCGCGAAGCTGGAGCGCCTCCGGGAGCAAGGCGAGGTCGTCACGGAGCCCGATCGAGCTGGATCCGGCTTCCCGCTCCCGTTTCCGGAGATGAATCACCTCCGTTTCCAGCAACATCAGCTCCAATCGTGTGGACCGAGCTGGAATCCGGTCGGTTTCCCCGGCCTCGATTGCCGGATTCTGCAGAGCCACGGCGAGGAGAAGTGTTTTTCTCTCCAGTGCAATGCTTGCCACAAG AAGAAGAAGATCAATGGCGCTGCGGTGTATAAATGTGGCGATCATCGCCGATTTCTAGGCCTCGATTTCGGAGATGCGTTGATTCATCATAATCTAGAACCGCCGCAG gtggATGTTGTGGCGGTGCACAGAAAAGGAGCCGGCGGTTTGGAAGGGGGAAACAACGTGGTGATGGAGTACGATTTCTTCCCGCCGGCGGCGAGATCGGGGAGGAGAAACGACGTGGTGGAGGGGGAAATGAGGAATTCGGGATCATTTGATGGCGTTGATCTGTCGCTGAAGCTCTCTTACTAG
- the LOC121776046 gene encoding tRNA (guanine(37)-N1)-methyltransferase 1, with amino-acid sequence MATKLPLFRPITLYPPPHFAAKPRLIAALSFSANSPLSFSYGPSLHKGHSPLPLESPIPTSPSLDEAAFTRVFDISALRVPSAICSTLENRLRGHLLNWPRVRNIARVPGDEIDDEIRSILPQADELEDESLVALNRRVYGRAEGDGEQLNAVLYRDKLARTFNSIGYARFRNLAKMSRPKKGKLRDGGEKRVVKGVRRGGAALVEVVELSDGEDLRGLLGEDAPRQQKWRGPTRLLLLDERYFDKSIEELPQAIKVVFEEYDRQHARSAFELVKCKLTLFYDYWQLNEILEALLPKGMIVPSSFETVGHIAHLNLKDEHLHYKHLIAKAVLDKNKPKIQTVVNKVDSIQNDYRTMQLEVLAGNNSLVTTLVENGIQFHVDLAAVYWNSRLATERQRLLSCFTKSDVVCDVFAGVGPIAISAAKKVKYVYANDLNPCAVDYLEKNCVLNKLERKIQVFNMDGRRFIETVFACQKAQPITQVVMNLPQDAAEFLDSFKGLFHGLNLGKGCTLPRIHVYGFSKAQDPEFDFHERIRIALSEVAFDVQMHRVRLVAPGKWMLCASFVVPERVVYCRRG; translated from the exons ATGGCGACTAAGCTTCCCCTCTTCCGACCAATCACACTCTATCCCCCGCCGCATTTCGCCGCCAAGCCCCGCCTCATCGCCGCCCTCTCCTTCAGCGCAAACTCCCCTCTCTCCTTCTCATATGGCCCCTCCCTCCACAAAGGCCACTCCCCTCTCCCTCTCGAATCACCAATTCCCACCTCCCCCTCCCTCGACGAAGCCGCCTTCACCCGAGTCTTCGACATCTCCGCCCTCCGCGTCCCTTCCGCCATCTGCTCCACTCTCGAAAACCGCCTGCGCGGCCACCTCCTCAACTGGCCCCGAGTCAGGAACATCGCCAGAGTCCCAGGCGACGAAATTGACGACGAAATTAGGTCAATTTTGCCCCAAGCCGATGAATTAGAAGATGAATCGCTTGTGGCGCTCAACCGTAGGGTGTATGGGAGGGCGGAGGGGGATGGAGAGCAACTGAATGCGGTTCTGTATCGGGATAAGCTGGCCAGGACTTTCAATTCGATAGGGTATGCTAGGTTTAGGAATCTGGCGAAGATGTCGAGACCGAAGAAGGGGAAATTGAGGGATGGTGGTGAGAAGAGGGTGGTGAAGGGTGTTAGGAGGGGTGGCGCGGCGTTGGTTGAGGTTGTTGAGTtgagtgatggtgaagacttGAGGGGTTTGCTGGGGGAGGATGCTCCACGGCAGCAGAAGTGGCGGGGGCCGACGAGGCTGCTGCTTTTGGATGAGCGGTATTTTGATAAAAGCATTGAGGAATTGCCTCAGGCAATCAAG GTTGTTTTCGAAGAGTATGATAGGCAGCACGCAAGATCAGCTTTTGAACTCGTGAAATGCAAATTGACTCTGTTTTATGATTATTGGCAACTGAACGAG ATTCTGGAGGCTTTGCTTCCGAAAGGAATGATCGTTCCTTCATCTTTTGAAACAGTTGGACACATTGCGCACCTGAATCTTAAAGACGAGCATCTTCATTATAAACACCTCATTGCTAAG GCGGTATTGGATAAGAATAAGCCAAAGATACAAACAGTCGTAAACAAAGTCGATTCAATTCAAAATGACTACAGAACAATGCAGCTCGAAGTTTTGGCAGGAAACAATTCTCTTGTGACGACATTAGTGGAGAATGGAATCCAATTCCATGTTGATTTAGCAGCAGT ATATTGGAACTCGAGGCTTGCAACTGAAAGGCAGCGGCTGCTAAGTTGCTTCACCAAGAGCGATGTTGTGT GTGATGTTTTTGCTGGGGTTGGTCCAATTGCCATCTCTGCTGCAAAGAAGGTCAAATATGTGTATGCTAATGATCTCAACCCTTGTGCTGTTGACTATCTTGAGAAGAACTGTGTCCTCAATAAACTTGAAAGGAAAATTCAG GTATTTAACATGGACGGGAGGAGATTTATTGAAACTGTTTTTGCTTGCCAGAAAGCTCAACCCATCACTCAAGTCGTCATGAATTTGCCACAGGATGCAGCTGAATTTCTTG ATTCCTTCAAGGGACTTTTCCATGGACTCAACCTTGGTAAAGGTTGTACTTTGCCAAGAATTCATGTTTACGGTTTCTCAAAAGCTCAAGATCCCGAATTCGATTTTCACGAG AGAATTAGAATTGCACTGTCAGAGGTGGCTTTCGATGTACAGATGCACAGGGTCCGCCTCGTCGCCCCCGGAAAATGGATGCTGTGTGCATCGTTTGTCGTGCCAGAAAGAGTGGTATACTGTAGAAGAGGTTAA
- the LOC121776048 gene encoding zinc finger protein CONSTANS-like has translation MATSRCELCSNPARMFCDSDQASLCWDCDEKVHAANFLVAKHSRTLLCHVCHSPTPWKAAGPKLGPTVSVCHACSLRSQTAEDRSRSSGESDSDGEDREYSTAESDDSSEDDDDYEHGDEEEEEEGDVDENQVVPWSASASDSPPAVSTSGGELEEENVSLSSSKRARDDPFPSSEDEDGCSSGRNGEMSYEIESYENCSSSSSGMLRPLKMRREGGGGASSGTAAIVEKLRRFEQEIVREERSDAMILGLCNLTRD, from the exons ATGGCGACAAGCAGGTGTGAGCTGTGCAGCAATCCGGCGAGGATGTTCTGCGATTCCGATCAAGCGAGTTTATGCTGGGACTGCGACGAGAAGGTCCACGCCGCCAATTTCCTGGTGGCGAAGCACTCGCGCACGCTCCTCTGCCACGTCTGCCACTCCCCGACGCCGTGGAAGGCCGCCGGCCCCAAGCTCGGCCCCACCGTCTCCGTCTGCCACGCCTGCAGTCTCCGATCTCAAACCGCCGAAGACCGATCTCGCAGCAGCGGCGAAAGCGACAGCGACGGAGAGGATCGGGAGTATTCCACCGCCGAGAGCGACGATTCGAGCGAAGACGACGACGATTACGAGCACGGCgatgaagaggaggaggaggaaggtgACGTGGATGAGAATCAGGTGGTGCCGTGGTCGGCCTCCGCCTCCGATTCTCCGCCGGCGGTTTCGACCAGCGGCGGCGAGTTGGAGGAGGAGAatgtttctctctcttcatctaaAAGAGCGCGTGACGATCCTTTTCCGTCTTCTGAG GATGAGGATGGATGCTCGTCAGGGAGGAATGGGGAAATGAGTTATGAAATCGAATCCTATGAGAATTGTAGCTCGTCATCGTCGGGAATGCTGAGACCATTGAAGATGAGGAGAGAGGGCGGTGGTGGTGCGTCGTCGGGGACGGCGGCGATTGTGGAGAAGCTGCGGAGGTTCGAGCAGGAAATCGTGAGGGAAGAGAGAAGTGATGCCATGATATTAGGTCTTTGCAATCTCACTAGAGATTGA
- the LOC121776158 gene encoding PRA1 family protein H-like: protein MFDPNPLSLSVPESEFESWLRDSGYLEIVDQRSTDLHRLSTAAKPSDSAAESATAKISSSGAFLVSRFLSRVWTLLSLLTFNPFSKLAATDFSGDTPPWTVAFFGSSESYSFPSSRSQARLRVHENVKRFARNYSTLFFLFFACSLYQLPLALFGLLSCLALWDAFRFSGDRWRSDGYPLLREALIRIAQCLAAVILFISNVQFAVFCAAGVSFAVMLLHASFRKLTPAKQPDQRGGQRTMAK from the exons ATGTTCGACCCGAACCCGCTATCTCTAAGCGTACCCGAATCCGAATTCGAATCATGGCTCCGCGACTCCGGCTACCTCGAAATCGTCGACCAGCGCTCCACCGACCTCCATCGCCTCTCCACAGCCGCGAAGCCATCTGATTCCGCCGCGGAATCAGCCACAGCTAAAATTAGCAGCAGCGGAGCATTCCTCGTCTCGCGATTCCTCTCCCGCGTCTGGACTCTGCTGTCGCTGCTCACCTTCAACCCTTTCTCGAAGCTCGCCGCCACCGATTTCTCCGGTGACACGCCGCCCTGGACTGTGGCTTTCTTCGGCTCCTCCGAATCGTACTCGTTCCCGTCCTCTCGCTCCCAGGCGCGCCTCCGTGTCCACGAGAACGTCAAGCGGTTCGCTCGCAACTACTccaccctcttcttcctcttcttcgctTGCTCTCT GTATCAGCTGCCTTTAGCtctttttggtcttctttcgtGCTTGGCGCTTTGGGATGCATTTAGGTTCAGTGGTGATCGATGGAGATCGGATGGATACCCTCTCTTGAGAGAAGCTCTAATTCGTATTGCTCAATGCT TGGCAGCAGTAATTCTGTTTATTTCCAATGTCCAGTTCGCCGTATTCTGCGCTGCTGGTGTCAGTTTTGCAG TCATGCTTCTGCATGCTTCATTTAGGAAATTGACTCCGGCAAAGCAACCCGATCAAAGAGGTGGACAAAGGACGATGGCTAAATAA
- the LOC121777618 gene encoding pyrophosphate-energized membrane proton pump 2-like: MDDDVEGGSLGPYQERPRTFPNMRTKPYTPLIFRLLMRINSRVLLVLLILGLGVLFYIGAITSPIIVFVYAVCIVSFFVSIYLTKWVLSKDEGPPEMVQISEAIRDGAEGFFRTQYGTISKMAVLLGLVILIIYLLRSTSPQQESSGLGRAATAYITVASFLLGAICSGIAGYVGMWVSVRANVRVSSAARRSAREALQIAVRAGGFSALVVVGMAVLGIAILYSTFYVWLGVDSTGSMKITDLPLLLVGYGFGASFVALFAQLGGGIYTKAADVGADLVGKVEQGIPEDDPRNPAVIADLVGDNVGDCAARGADLFESIAAEIISAMILGGTMAQRCKIEDPSGFILFPLVVHSFDLVISSVGIFSIRNTRGSGAIGVLEDPMAILQNGYSVTILLAVVTFGLSTRWMLYTEQAPSAWLNFALCGLVGIITAYLFVCITKYYTDYKHEPVRTLALASSTGHGTNIIAGVSLGLESTALPVLVISVSIVSAYWLGQTSGLVDESGSPTGGLFGTAVATMGMLSTAAYVLTMDMFGPIADNAGGIVEMSQQPESVRQITDVLDAVGNTTKATTKGFAIGSAALASFLLFSAYMDEVGSFAHVKFHQVDIAIPEVFIGGLLGSMLIFLFSAWACAAVGRSAQEVVNEVRRQFIERPGIMDYKEKPDYGRCVSIVASASLREMIKPGVLAIISPIVVGIVFRVLGYYTGQPLLGAKVVASMLMFATVSGILMALFLNTAGGAWDNAKKYIETGALGGKGSECHKAAVTGDTVGDPFKDTAGPSLHVLIKMLATITLVMAPVFL; the protein is encoded by the exons ATGGATGATGATGTGGAGGGTGGGAGCTTGGGGCCTTACCAGGAAAGGCCAAGGACATTCCCAAACATGCGTACTAAACCCTACACTCCACTG ATATTTCGTCTACTGATGAGAATAAACAGCCGTGTTCTTTTGGTGCTTTTGATTCTTGGACTGGGAGTTCTCTTTTATATTGGTGCAATTACCTCGCCAATTATTGTGTTTGTATACGCAGTTTGCATTGTCAGTTTTTTCGTGTCCATATACCTTACAAAATGGGTGCTCTCTAAGGATGAGGGGCCTCCTGAAATGGTTCAG ATATCAGAGGCTATACGTGATGGTGCTGAAGGTTTCTTTAGGACTCAGTATGGAACCATCTCAAAAATGGCTGTTTTACTAGGATTAGTAATCCTGATCATATACCTATTGCGGAGTACAAGCCCACAACAAGAATCTTCTGGTTTAGGGAG GGCAGCAACTGCTTATATTACTGTTGCTTCCTTCCTTCTCGGGGCTATTTGTTCTGGTATTGCTGGCTACGTAGGGATGTGGGTCTCTGTACGTGCAAATGTTCGAGTCTCAAGTGCAGCAAGACGATCTGCAAGAGAAGCATTGCAG ATAGCTGTTCGTGCTGGTGGGTTTTCTGCTTTGGTGGTTGTCGGAATGGCTGTCCTTGGTATTGCTATTCTTTATTCCACCTTTTATGTTTGGCTGGGTGTAGATTCAACAGGTTCCATGAAGATCACTGACT tGCCTCTTCTTCTTGTTGGATATGGTTTTGGAGCCTCTTTTGTCGCACTTTTTGCGCAGTTGGGTGGTGGTATATATACCAAAGCGGCTGATGTTGGAGCCGATCTTGTTGGAAAGGTGGAGCAGGGTATTCCTGAAGATGATCCAAGAAATCCTGCTGTCATTGCTGATTTG GTTGGAGACAATGTTGGTGACTGTGCTGCTCGAGGTGCTGATCTGTTTGAAAGTATTGCTGCAGAAATAATTAGTGCAATGATACTTGGGGGTACAATGGCACAGCGCTGCAAAATTGAAG ATCCATCTGGTTTTATTCTGTTTCCTCTGGTTGTTCACTCATTCGATCTGGTGATATCATCAGTTGGAATCTTTTCTATTCGCAATACACGTGGATCTGGAGCGATTGGTGTTTTAGAGGATCCAATGGCAATTCTGCAAAACGGATATTCTGTAACAATATTGTTAGCAGTTGTGACTTTCGGTTTG TCCACACGCTGGATGTTATACACGGAACAAGCACCTTCTGCATGGCTTAACTTTGCCTTGTGTGGTTTGGTTGGGATCATTACAGCTTACCTCTTCGTCTGCATCACAAAGTATTACACCGACTACAAGCATGAGCCTGTTCGCACATTAGCTCTTGCTAGCTCCACTGGTCATGGAACTAATATTATTGCAGGAGTTAGTTTAGGTCTCGAATCAACAGCTCTTCCCGTTCTTGTTATAAGCGTATCCATAGTTTCAGCATATTGGCTGGGCCAGACTTCGGGTTTGGTTGATGAGTCTGGAAGTCCAACTGGTGGATTGTTTGGGACAGCTGTTGCCACAATGGGAATGCTCAGCACCGCAGCTTATGTCCTGACGATGGATATGTTTGGTCCAATAGCTGATAATGCTGGTGGAATTGTTGAAATGAGTCAGCAG CCTGAAAGTGTACGTCAAATTACTGATGTGCTTGATGCGGTTGGGAATACTACAAAGGCCACGACCAAGGGATTTGCAATTGGTTCTGCAGCATTAGCATCTTTTCTTCTGTTTAGTGCATACATGGATGAAGTAGGTTCATTCGCACATGTAAAATTTCATCAG GTTGATATTGCCATTCCTGAAGTGTTTATTGGTGGACTTCTGGGCTCTATGCTTATATTTCTATTTAGTGCTTGGGCTTGTGCAGCGGTTGGTCGAAGTGCTCAGGAGGTTGTGAATGAAGTAAGAAGACAGTTCATTGAGAGGCCCGGGATCATG GATTACAAGGAGAAACCTGATTATGGTCGGTGTGTATCTATAGTTGCCTCTGCTTCTTTAAGGGAGATGATTAAACCTGGAGTGCTGGCCATCATATCACCCATAGTCGTTG GTATCGTGTTCCGGGTGCTAGGCTATTACACAGGCCAGCCACTCCTCGGGGCAAAAGTCGTGGCATCGATGTTGATGTTTGCCACAGTTTCTGGCATCCTTATGGCCCTTTTCCTCAACACTGCTGGAGGTGCCTGGGATAATGCAAAGAAGTACATAGAGACAGGAGCTCTGGGAGGCAAAGGGAGTGAGTGCCATAAGGCAGCTGTCACTGGTGATAC AGTGGGTGACCCATTTAAAGACACAGCAGGACCTTCTCTTCATGTTCTCATCAAAATGTTGGCTACGATCACTCTTGTAATGGCTCCAGTCTTTCTGTGA
- the LOC121777810 gene encoding uncharacterized protein LOC121777810, producing the protein METNRRAKRIPSGDMFSFLVINQDEFEFGSVASPASPNSPADRLFANGKLLPHAFPVQAGNAFSYYSYSRSTSRASSKDYSSLMSSRSNSTNSRTSTSSSARTSTSDASERRPLRARDHHYYGAGRRERAVRSPVVMSCQYQYGASRRWQLIAAEPALKQRGSPSSSAASDQNGAVADRKGANKSKSNWFKRVVTACQECHAIKT; encoded by the coding sequence ATGGAGACTAATCGCCGGGCAAAACGTATCCCGTCCGGCGACATGTTCTCGTTCCTGGTCATAAACCAGGACGAGTTCGAATTCGGGAGCGTGGCATCCCCCGCCTCCCCGAACTCCCCAGCCGACCGCCTCTTCGCCAATGGGAAGCTTCTCCCGCATGCGTTCCCCGTGCAGGCGGGAAACGCCTTCTCCTACTACTCGTACTCGCGGTCGACCAGCCGCGCGAGTAGCAAGGACTACTCGTCGTTGATGTCGTCGCGGAGCAACAGCACCAACAGCAGGACCAGCACCAGCAGCAGCGCCCGCACGAGCACGAGCGACGCCTCGGAGAGGCGGCCGCTGCGGGCTCGTGACCATCACTACTACGGCGCCGGGAGGAGAGAGAGGGCTGTTAGGTCGCCGGTGGTGATGAGCTGTCAGTATCAGTATGGGGCGTCGCGGCGGTGGCAGCTGATCGCGGCGGAGCCGGCGCTGAAGCAGCGGGGATCGCCGTCGTCCTCTGCGGCGAGTGATCAGAACGGCGCCGTTGCTGATCGGAAAGGGGCGAATAAATCGAAATCTAACTGGTTTAAGCGGGTTGTGACTGCATGCCAAGAGTGCCATGCGATTAAGACATGA